ATTAGAGGCGTTTAAAACAAATTGGACGAAATATCCTGTTTATAATACTTCTGAAGCAAATAGTTGGGCATATTTAAAAGTTGAGTTAACTGGCACTGGTACTGGTTCGGGCTATATAAACGTTTCTTCCGCTGCCACTATTACTGGAGAAAAAGGAGGGATCCAATACATTACACTTGAAGCCTTAAAATCACTTGAAATAAAATCTAACCTGTATAATGGGAGTGGTTCCATTACATACACTTCAGATGGCAATATTTATACACTTACCGTTATAGCTGTGATTGATGGAAAAACCTACACCTTTACAATGTTACCTGGTGGTCAAATTACTGTAAGCTCAAATTAATTTAATAACTACATATTTTTAAAGCCCCTGAAAAGGGGCTTTTTTAATATCCTGTTTCTTTTACCTCATTTTCAATGGGGAGCCCTTTTAGAAATCTTAACACATTTTTAATTGCATCTTCCCATATAAGTGCAGGTGTATTATCTGTAAAACCTGCTGCATGTGGAGTCATTATAATGTTCTTTAGTCCATGGAAGGGGTATCTTGAAGGATAAGCCGTTTGCATGGGAGTTGGTGGATATACCCACCAAGTATCAATACCTGCCCCTTTAAGAATGCCCTTTTTAAGAGCAACAAAAAGGTCTTCTTCGTTTACAACGGCACCACGCCC
The Caldisericaceae bacterium DNA segment above includes these coding regions:
- a CDS encoding prepilin-type N-terminal cleavage/methylation domain-containing protein is translated as MKKGFTLIELMIAIAIIIILAAIIVQSYFTLVNRSRVAVIEYNLKAIATALEAFKTNWTKYPVYNTSEANSWAYLKVELTGTGTGSGYINVSSAATITGEKGGIQYITLEALKSLEIKSNLYNGSGSITYTSDGNIYTLTVIAVIDGKTYTFTMLPGGQITVSSN